One Paraburkholderia phytofirmans OLGA172 genomic window carries:
- a CDS encoding FKBP-type peptidyl-prolyl cis-trans isomerase gives MKIVKNTVVSVAYKLSDAQGNLIEESDEPMVYLHGGYDGTFPKIEEELDGHEAGFETQIQLEPQDAFGEYDPDLVKIEPRDRFPEPLEVGMQFEGTPEEGDEDLDSLVYVVTDVAEDKVVLDGNHPLAGMALRFALTVKDVRPATEDEIQHEHAHGADGLEVLDDDDDEAEDDKSGPTLH, from the coding sequence ATGAAAATCGTAAAGAACACCGTCGTGTCGGTCGCTTACAAGCTATCGGATGCGCAGGGCAATCTGATTGAAGAAAGCGACGAGCCGATGGTCTATCTGCACGGCGGCTATGATGGCACGTTCCCCAAGATCGAGGAAGAGCTCGACGGCCACGAGGCCGGCTTCGAGACCCAGATCCAGCTCGAGCCGCAAGACGCGTTCGGTGAGTACGACCCCGATCTCGTGAAGATCGAGCCGCGCGATCGCTTCCCGGAACCGCTTGAAGTCGGCATGCAATTCGAAGGCACGCCGGAAGAGGGCGATGAGGATCTCGATTCGCTCGTCTACGTGGTGACCGACGTGGCAGAAGATAAAGTCGTGCTCGACGGCAACCATCCGCTCGCCGGCATGGCGCTGCGCTTCGCGCTGACCGTCAAGGACGTGCGTCCGGCTACTGAGGACGAAATCCAGCACGAACACGCGCATGGCGCCGACGGCCTCGAAGTACTCGATGACGATGACGACGAAGCCGAAGACGACAAGTCAGGGCCCACGCTGCACTGA
- a CDS encoding cupin domain-containing protein: protein MPKRPTDHPADAASARKSSSASKPALPGLPPSPDTPTPLLGNLTPSQFMRRYWQKKPLLIRQAIPNVEAPLSREAFFELADQDEVEARLITHFRNKWQLEHGPFAPDELPSVKQRAWTLLVQGVDLYDDRARALLDRFRFVPDARLDDLMISYASDGGGVGPHFDSYDVFLLQVKGKRRWRISAQKDLTLQPDLPLKVLQHFEPEQEWLLEPGDMLYLPPHIAHDGVAEGECMTCSIGFRAPSAGELTAQFLYHLAERGESAARPDALYRDPQQPAVDRPAELPAALIERVGAILAGVKWSEQDIASFLGTYLSEPKPSVVFDPPQRPLNEARFISQATKSGIRLDRKTNLLYNRRFFFVNGEKMPFDGAKKWLFDLADHRCMSAKRFVTLSHDSSVTALLHEWYCAGWIQVGELA, encoded by the coding sequence ATGCCCAAGCGGCCCACTGACCACCCGGCCGATGCAGCTTCGGCACGGAAATCTTCGTCGGCTTCGAAGCCGGCGCTCCCTGGCCTCCCGCCCTCGCCCGACACGCCCACGCCGCTGCTCGGCAATCTGACACCGTCGCAATTCATGCGCCGGTACTGGCAGAAGAAGCCGCTGCTGATCCGCCAGGCGATCCCGAACGTGGAGGCGCCGCTGTCGCGCGAAGCGTTTTTCGAGCTGGCCGATCAGGACGAAGTCGAAGCGCGGCTGATCACGCACTTTCGCAACAAATGGCAACTCGAGCACGGCCCGTTCGCGCCTGACGAACTGCCGTCGGTGAAGCAGCGCGCCTGGACCTTGCTCGTGCAAGGTGTGGACCTGTACGACGATCGCGCGCGTGCCTTGCTCGACCGCTTCCGCTTCGTGCCGGACGCGCGTCTGGACGATCTGATGATTTCGTATGCGAGCGATGGCGGCGGCGTCGGCCCTCACTTCGATTCCTACGATGTGTTTCTTTTGCAAGTAAAAGGCAAGCGCCGGTGGCGGATCAGTGCGCAGAAGGATCTGACGCTCCAGCCGGATTTGCCGTTGAAAGTTTTACAGCATTTCGAGCCGGAACAGGAATGGCTGCTCGAACCGGGCGACATGCTGTATCTGCCGCCGCATATCGCGCATGACGGTGTCGCCGAAGGCGAATGCATGACCTGCTCGATCGGTTTTCGCGCCCCGTCAGCGGGAGAATTGACCGCGCAGTTCCTCTACCATCTGGCCGAGCGCGGCGAGTCGGCGGCGCGGCCTGACGCGCTCTATCGGGATCCACAGCAACCCGCCGTGGACCGCCCGGCCGAACTGCCCGCCGCCTTGATCGAACGCGTTGGCGCAATCCTTGCGGGAGTCAAGTGGAGTGAACAGGACATAGCGTCGTTCCTCGGCACTTACCTCAGCGAACCGAAGCCGAGCGTCGTCTTTGATCCCCCGCAACGACCGCTTAATGAAGCCCGTTTTATCAGTCAGGCAACGAAGTCCGGTATTCGGCTGGACCGCAAGACTAATTTGTTGTACAACCGCCGTTTTTTCTTCGTAAATGGAGAAAAAATGCCGTTTGACGGCGCAAAAAAGTGGCTATTTGACCTCGCCGACCACAGGTGTATGAGTGCGAAACGCTTTGTAACACTCTCACACGATTCGTCGGTGACAGCACTGCTTCACGAGTGGTATTGTGCGGGCTGGATACAAGTGGGCGAGCTTGCGTAA
- a CDS encoding ATP-dependent DNA helicase has product MNSPLETSPHATTGDDAPAAGAPAAGTPVAGTPVAGTPVAGTPAPRPAASALAASLNPRRVAELDDIFADNGLLARQIDGYRSRASQIEMSRAVAAAMEASGRAMPEPAMFEAQKRPARRLQTAGTDAVAQAAETDESNGLDGSENTLIVEAGTGTGKTYAYLVPAMLWGGKVIVSTGTKHLQDQLFQRDIPTVRDALAVPVSVAMLKGRANYLCHYYLQRTADNGRLPSRQETSYLQDIIRFAKITRTGDKAELASVPETAAVWPMVTSTRENCLGQECPHYKDCFVMQARREAQQADIVVVNHHLFFADIMLRDTGMAELLPTANTIIFDEAHQLPETATLFFGETLSTTQFLELARDSVAEGLGHARESVDWVKLGSTLERAARDVRLAFKEDSVRLSIGQLPDDHPLFPALETLEAELDALTAALAGQAERAESIGACLRRARELQGVLAGWTTPPTETERAAAAPADAKTERADPNEKVRWIEVFAHTVQLHETPLSVAPIFAKQRAGVPRAWIFTSATLSVRGDFTHYAAQMGLNAKRSMTLPSPFDYPTQGLLYVPRNLPQPSSPMFTDAVFDAALPAIEASGGGVFMLCTTLRAVDRISTKLRDTIEARGWDYPLLVQGDASRTELLDRFRAYGNAILVGSQSFWEGVDVRGDALSLVVIDKLPFAPPDDPVLSARLDALTKKGLSPFAVHQLPQAVITLKQGAGRLIRAETDRGVLMICDTRLVDKPYGRRIWQSLPPFKRTREIEVVREFFEENAAPAQ; this is encoded by the coding sequence TTGAATTCACCGCTTGAAACTTCACCACACGCCACGACGGGCGATGATGCTCCGGCGGCCGGCGCTCCGGCGGCCGGCACTCCGGTGGCCGGCACTCCGGTGGCCGGCACTCCGGTGGCCGGCACTCCGGCGCCGCGTCCTGCCGCGTCTGCGCTCGCCGCATCATTGAATCCACGCCGCGTCGCCGAACTGGACGACATCTTCGCCGACAACGGGCTGCTCGCCCGTCAGATCGATGGCTATCGCTCGCGCGCCTCGCAGATCGAGATGTCGCGCGCCGTCGCGGCGGCCATGGAAGCGTCGGGCCGCGCCATGCCGGAGCCGGCGATGTTCGAGGCGCAAAAGCGTCCGGCGCGGCGTTTGCAAACGGCGGGCACGGATGCTGTAGCGCAAGCCGCCGAAACCGACGAGTCGAACGGTCTCGACGGCAGCGAAAACACGCTGATCGTTGAAGCGGGCACAGGTACCGGCAAGACCTACGCGTATCTGGTGCCGGCCATGCTGTGGGGCGGCAAGGTGATCGTCTCCACCGGCACCAAGCATTTGCAGGATCAGCTCTTTCAGCGCGACATCCCGACGGTGCGCGATGCGCTCGCCGTGCCGGTCTCGGTGGCGATGCTCAAGGGCCGCGCGAACTACCTGTGTCATTACTATCTGCAGCGTACTGCGGATAACGGCCGTCTGCCGTCGCGCCAGGAAACCTCGTATCTGCAGGACATCATTCGCTTCGCCAAGATCACGCGCACCGGCGACAAGGCCGAACTCGCGAGCGTGCCGGAAACGGCGGCGGTGTGGCCGATGGTCACGTCCACACGTGAAAACTGTCTCGGCCAGGAGTGCCCGCACTACAAGGATTGCTTCGTCATGCAGGCGCGCCGCGAGGCGCAGCAGGCCGACATCGTGGTGGTCAATCACCATCTGTTTTTCGCCGACATCATGTTGCGCGATACGGGCATGGCTGAATTGCTGCCTACGGCGAACACCATCATCTTCGACGAAGCGCATCAACTGCCGGAAACCGCGACGCTGTTTTTCGGCGAGACGCTTTCCACCACGCAATTTCTCGAACTCGCGCGCGATTCCGTGGCGGAGGGGCTAGGTCATGCGCGCGAGTCGGTTGACTGGGTGAAGCTCGGCTCGACGCTCGAACGCGCGGCGCGTGACGTGCGGCTCGCCTTCAAGGAAGACTCGGTGCGCTTGTCGATCGGCCAGTTGCCCGACGATCATCCGTTATTCCCCGCGCTCGAAACGCTTGAAGCCGAGCTCGACGCATTGACCGCTGCGTTGGCCGGTCAGGCCGAGCGCGCCGAATCGATCGGCGCGTGTTTGCGGCGCGCACGCGAGTTGCAAGGCGTGCTTGCGGGCTGGACGACACCGCCCACCGAGACCGAACGCGCAGCCGCTGCCCCGGCAGACGCCAAGACCGAACGCGCCGATCCGAATGAAAAGGTGCGCTGGATCGAAGTCTTTGCGCATACGGTGCAGTTGCACGAAACGCCGCTGTCGGTCGCGCCGATCTTCGCGAAGCAGCGCGCCGGCGTGCCGCGCGCGTGGATCTTCACGTCGGCGACATTGTCGGTGCGGGGCGACTTCACGCACTATGCGGCGCAGATGGGCCTGAACGCAAAACGTTCGATGACGCTGCCGAGTCCCTTCGACTATCCGACGCAAGGGCTTCTGTACGTGCCGCGCAATTTGCCGCAGCCTTCGTCGCCGATGTTTACCGACGCCGTGTTCGACGCTGCATTGCCGGCGATCGAAGCATCGGGCGGTGGCGTATTCATGTTATGCACGACGTTGCGTGCTGTGGACCGCATCTCGACCAAGCTACGCGACACCATCGAGGCGCGCGGCTGGGACTATCCGCTGCTCGTGCAGGGTGATGCGAGCCGTACCGAGTTGCTCGATCGCTTCCGTGCGTACGGCAATGCGATTCTGGTGGGCAGTCAGAGTTTCTGGGAAGGCGTGGACGTGCGTGGCGATGCGCTCTCGCTGGTCGTGATCGACAAGCTGCCGTTTGCGCCGCCCGATGACCCGGTTTTGTCGGCGCGTCTGGATGCGCTGACGAAGAAAGGCTTGAGCCCGTTTGCGGTCCACCAGTTGCCGCAGGCCGTGATTACGCTCAAACAGGGCGCAGGCCGTCTGATCCGCGCTGAGACCGATCGCGGCGTGCTGATGATCTGCGACACGCGTCTCGTCGACAAGCCGTATGGGCGCCGCATATGGCAGAGCCTGCCGCCGTTCAAGCGCACACGTGAGATCGAAGTCGTGCGCGAGTTCTTTGAAGAGAATGCAGCGCCGGCTCAATAG
- a CDS encoding DUF465 domain-containing protein, which translates to MRDQHHVITADTLRDRILQLESEHSGLDRLIDRMSDELGIDDFELQRLKKRKLKVKDTIILLQLQLEPDARA; encoded by the coding sequence ATGCGCGATCAACATCACGTCATCACCGCGGACACACTTCGCGACCGGATTCTGCAACTGGAATCGGAGCATAGTGGGCTCGATCGCTTGATCGACCGAATGTCGGATGAGCTCGGCATCGACGACTTCGAGTTGCAGCGCCTGAAAAAGCGCAAACTCAAAGTCAAGGACACCATCATCTTGCTGCAATTGCAGCTCGAACCGGACGCACGCGCCTGA